Proteins encoded in a region of the Acomys russatus chromosome 14, mAcoRus1.1, whole genome shotgun sequence genome:
- the LOC127197959 gene encoding olfactory receptor 7G2-like — MRPGNQTDISYFFLMRITHDPAMEPLIFGLFLFIYLVTVLGNLLIIIAVSSDSHLQTPMYLFLSKLSFADICLSTTTVPNMLKNIHTQDQSISYTGCITQACFVLNFALVESCVLAAMAYDRYAAICHPLNYTIIMNQYFCGLLILSSLIISIVNSLLQCLMVLRLSFCTNFELPLVFCELAQVIKLACSDTLINYILIYLATFIFGGIPISGIIFSYTRIVSSILKISSLRGRYKAFSTCGSHLSVVSLFYGAGVGVYISSAIAVSPQITTVSYMMYTVLPQMLNPFIYSLRNKDMKEALWKLIAKVSCLL, encoded by the coding sequence ATGCGACCTGGAAACCAAACAGATATATCCTACTTTTTTCTGATGAGAATAACCCATGATCCAGCAATGGAGCCCCTCATCTTTGGCCTCTTCTTGTTTATATATCTTGTCACAGTTCTGGGAAATTTGCTCATCATCATTGCTGTCAGCTCTGACTCCCACTTACAAACACCCATGTACCTCTTTCTCTCCAAACTCTCATTTGCTGACATCTGCCTAAGCACAACCACCGTCCCAAATATGCTGAAGAACATCCACACACAGGATCAGAGCATCAGTTACACAGGCTGCATCACTCAGGCctgctttgttttgaattttgcttTAGTAGAAAGCTGTGTCCTGGCCGcaatggcctatgaccgctatgcaGCTATTTGTCATCCCCTGAATTACACAATAATTATGAATCAATACTTCTGTGGTCTACTAATTCTATCTTCCTTGATAATTAGCATTGTGAACAGCTTATTACAGTGTCTGATGGTACTGAGGCTGTCATTCTGTACAAACTTTGAACTTCCTCTAGTCTTCTGTGAACTtgctcaggtcatcaagcttgcctGCTCTGATACTCTCATCAATTACATCCTGATATACCTGGCGACATTTATATTTGGCGGCATTCCAATCTCTGGGATAATTTTCTCTTATACTCGAATTGTCTcttctattttgaaaatatcttcCTTGAGAGGAAGGTACAAAGCCTTTTCCACTTGTGGGTCTCACTTGTCAgtagtttctttattttatggtgCAGGAGTTGGGGTTTATATAAGTTCTGCAATTGCTGTTTCACCTCAGATAACTACAGTGTCATATATGATGTACACAGTGCTCCCTCAAATGCTGAACCCCTTTATTTATAGCTTAAGGAATAAAGATATGAAAGAAGCCTTATGGAAACTTATTGCTAAGGTATCATGTCTTCTCTGA
- the LOC127197958 gene encoding olfactory receptor 24 — MERQNHTSASEFILLGLSEKPEHEPVLFSLFLCMYVITVVGSLLVILAIGADSHLHTPMYFLLANLSLVDLCLATDTVPKMLVNIQTRSKSISYSCCLTQMYFFHFFGIMDSVLIAVMAYDRFVAICHPLHYSTIMSPRLCGLLVGGPWVYSCFISLTHILLMARLVFCGNNELPHYFCDLTPLLRLSCTDTTVNKIFVLIVAGMVIATPFVCILASYARITVAIMKVPSAGGRKKAFSTCSSHLSVVALFYGTTIGVYLCPSSVRTAVKEKASAVMYTAVTPMLNPFIYSLRNRDLKGALRKFINRKISTAT; from the coding sequence ATGGAGCGACAAAACCACACCAGTGCATCTGAATTCATCCTCTTGGGACTTTCGGAGAAGCCAGAACATGAACctgtcctcttttctctgttcctctgcatgtatgtgatCACAGTTGTGGGGAGCTTGTTGGTCATCCTGGCCATCGGCGCTGACTCTCACCTCCACACTCCTATGTATTTTCTCCTGGCCAATCTCTCCTTAGTTGATCTCTGTCTGGCTACCGATACTGTCCCCAAGATGCTGGTTAACATTCAAACCAGGAGCAAGTCTATCTCTTATTCTTGCTGTCTGACCCAGAtgtactttttccatttttttggcATCATGGACAGCGTCTTAATAGCTGTGATGGCTTATGACCGGTTTGTGGCCATTTGTCACCCATTACATTATTCTACTATCATGAGTCCACGTCTCTGTGGGCTGCTGGTCGGTGGCCCCTGGGTATATTCCTGTTTCATCTCCCTCACCCACATCCTGCTCATGGCCCGTCTGGTATTCTGTGGGAACAATGAGCTCCCACACTACTTTTGTGACCTCACCCCACTTCTCCGGCTTTCATGCACAGACACAACAGTGAACAAGATCTTTGTGCTCATTGTGGCAGGAATGGTGATAGCCACACCTTTTGTCTGCATCCTGGCCTCTTATGCACGAATCACTGTGGCCATCATGAAGGTCCCCTCTGCAGGTGGCAGGAAGAAAGCCTTTTCTACCTGCAGCTCTCACCTCTCTGTGGTAGCCCTTTTTTATGGGACCACCATTGGAGTCTATCTATGCCCCTCCTCTGTGCGCACAGCTGTGAAGGAGAAGGCTTCTGCAGTCATGTACACAGCAGTCACCCCCATGCTGAACCCCTTTATCTATAGCCTGAGGAACAGAGACCTGAAGGGAGCCCTGAGGAAGTTCATCAACCGAAAGATCAGCACAGCCACCTGA